The following nucleotide sequence is from Megalops cyprinoides isolate fMegCyp1 chromosome 6, fMegCyp1.pri, whole genome shotgun sequence.
TGCCATAGTCATAAAATTCCATAAATCGTCTACAAACAATTCTCAGCAACCTAAATTAGTAAAGGCGGTTTCTCCAATATTTCTCTTAACATGGTCCTAGAcgacaaagttttttttttttctttaattttagaTATCAAACTACCTAATTTAGTAGAGGGGTTTCACATTAACAAACATTAAGGAGGAAGTTTTCCTCCTGTGATCAGATTGAGCGGCCCCGCTGCGGTTCTGCAGTCAGCAGCTACTGCCGGAGCAAAGGCTGATTTTCACTCAAGTCAAATGTGTTAAGACTAGTAATGGTCCCCGGTGGTTGAACCACCATGTTTGTATCTGAATTCATGGACTGCGTATGGTCAGGTTTTGTGGGAGAACAGCGCTGAAATCACACGGGACGGCCAGGTCTGCTGGGTCACAGGGGGCCAATGGTCCCTGTTCCATCACTCTAAGGCTGAGTGGCTTCACACCAACGCAGCAGCACTCAGGAGGAAAGGGGAACGGAGCGTGCTTCTAGCGGAAAGAAGCACCATGACCTGGTCACCAAAACAAAGGATACCAACTGGGataaatgtacacacaggcacagacaacACTGGATTCTAAGTGGTCCCTTGAGGAGGAGGGTGCAGAGGACTGTAGTGTCAGTTCAGCTGTGgtccagacagagagagggtgacaggAGAGTGCAGGGTCATGGGTTTGGGCTTACTGTGACAGCCACCGTTCGGAGCACCGGTCCATGGGGAATGAAGCAGTTCGAGGTccaaagggagaggagaggtagaaatggtgggggggggggggtctggtcCTGGTGAAAGTGTGCGGTAGCAGGGTGGGGACTAGTTTTTTACAGAAGAGGACAGAGCTGCGCGGACGATGCCGAGACGTGGTTCACAGACGGATGAGTGTAATGCTGTGTGGATGCGGCTCGGTGGGTGCGGCCCTGGCTCACGGATGGAAGATGAAGCGGTACAGGGTGGGCCCGGGTCCGCCGATCGCTGACGGTGAGCCCGCGAGTGGAGATGCGACTGCTGGGGGGCTGGCCCACAGGCGGGCGGGAGAAGAGGCGGGCGGAGCCCGCGGGTTAGCCTGGGCCcgcccgcctcctcctcctcctcccccgctcactgcagcagctcctcccaGGAGATGGGCTTGGAGAAGACCTCGCGTTCCAGCCAGAGGTCGTAGTTCATCTGGAAGTCCTCGGGCAGCTCCACGCGCTGGCCCAGGACGCTCTGCAGGCAGTTGTCCACGGGCACGAAGTCCGGGTTGCTCTGGCTCTTGTCGTAGCGGCGGCTGTTGAAGCGCTCGATGTTGGCCCGCAGGGCGCACTCCTCCGCCTGGAAGTCCCAGGGCCGAGCATCCAGGTCTGCTGCCAGGGAACAGGGAGCGTTACTGTTCGGGACGTCTCACCGGGAACACCATCCAACCCCTGCAGGGCTGGGTGATGGAGTAAAGGTGGTGACTGTGACTCTGACAGGTTGGCGACTGCTGCTCGGTGACTCACCGTTGCCGTAGGCCCAGTCGTCATTGAGGCGATGCCGCACCTTCTGGTAGATGGCCGACATGGTCTTCATGTTGCTCTTCCTCCACTGCCGGCCCAGGTACTTGGTCTGCACCTTTAGCAGCTTCAGTACGTAGAGCTGCATCATGGCCTGCTTGACTTTCAGCGCCCTCTTCAGGATGGGAGCTGACTTGAAAACCACCAGCATCTGAGAAGAGACACGAACAGACTAAATCGTCTCAACTCCTTCAATACATCATGAACTGAGATGGcttaaaattgtaacccatggATACTGGTCTTGATAGCACTTCCTCAATACTAAAAAACtactaaaaaaaataactaaaactaaactactaaaaaaatactaaaaaaagaCCTAAATCCTGAGAGAGGAGTATATTGTTGGAAAGAGGTAGTAAGTAAACCCCAAAATGGGTATACCTTTCATGTGACTTATCTGAGCCAACCATAAGGTCTATGGTGATAAAATTCAATGTGTGCTACAATGGGGTTAATGATGCCTGACGCAGTGTGACCTCTCACCATGGTCCTGGAGTGCTTCCACTTGGTCAGCTTGTTGAGGATCCTCAACAGGTTGATGCAAGAGAAAAGGTTCCTCCAGCAGAACTGGTTGTTGTCACCAGCCTCCTGTGTAacgcacagaaaaacaaaaatggtggTATTGCACGATGGGTGCTGTTGAAAGTATTATTCCTGAACTGACTTTACAGACCGTTTCtttccacacacagcactggtTTATGACTTTAGAAAGGCAGTTCCTCAAAGTACAAAATTCCTACAAAGAAGCTCAACCATGATACAAAAACTAGCTTTTAAGTCCTTGGACAACTCTAGCAAAAAACTAGTGCACTGCCTGTCTCTGTATCTTACCAGGCTCTCAGCAGTGAGTTCGGGCAGCTCATGCACCACACAGTAAGGGAAGTCCAGCACAGAGATGCtgaagggagacagacagatgtaccACTTATCAGTTCAAACCACTCCCCTGACCAAAAAGCACACGCTCTTTACGGCTGATGAGGTGCCAGATGCTGTGCGGGTGGGGCACGTAAACCTACCTGTTCTTGGCTGTGATGTAGGACATGATGTTTTGGTTGAAGAACTTGAGAATCAATGGGATACAGTTGGCGAAGACCAAGTGCTGAGCCATGTACTCAAACTGGGGGAGAGGTAcccaaaaacaaatgtaagtgatggcagccattttgaagaTGGGAAGAGTAGTAGATACTTTTTCCCCTGCCGATCTTCACTGAAATTTGGTGACTGTGAGGGTGAGATCAGGTCACTGTCTCGGGTCAAGTGGGTGTGGCTGACCTGAGAGGGTACGTGCGATGGTGAGATTGGCAGTACCTGGTAGACATGGTTGAGTTTGAAATGCTTGAGTAGCAGCAGCAGGATGGCGGAGATGGCCTTGACGATGATCTCCTTGTGGCGGTTCACGTCCACCCCCAGCTTCATGCTCTGCAGCACAGTGGTCCTGGGGAGACAGGGCCGGAGATCAGTTTGCACTGCGGCGCCTCAGTGTGTCGGAACCTTCCGGCGCGCGGCACGTCCGGAGTGGCGGCGGGAGACTTACGGCATCTCCTCGGGCAGGACGTCCGCCAGGATGTTTATGGAGTCCGTCTTGGCCTTAGAGGTCGGGGCAGCAGCCAGCAGGATCTTCAACAGAGCAATCTGGAgcaaagaaggagagagagtctgaCGTTTGGAAAAGGTACAGGGACACTCATGTAGAGGAATCTAATACCCTAACATTCCATGACTGTAAGGATCGATTATTCAAACACTGCTTTTCATTCTCCTCCAGCTTTAAATGGtactggggcagcagtgcagcatagtggtaaaggagaaGGGCTGGTATacagaaggttgctggtttgattccctgctggggcactgccgctgtacccatgggcaaggcACTTCACCCACAagtgccacagtaaatatccagctgtataaatgagtaacatgtaaatattgtaacctatgtaagttgctccggataagagcgtctcctaaatgataataatgtaatcaaACTCCAGTTCTTCTTgataaataatgactcactgcaaaaaGATTTGCATTCAGTCAGTTTCAcgaagaaaaattaaaaatacagatgaaTTATCTGTTCTCAGGCTCTCCTTCATGAACACTAACGACAAAGAATAAAACTGGACTCTTCTTCCTTTATTGGATAACTAATAAGCAACTgaacactgattaaaaaaaacaaaaacaaatgaacactcTAATGGTTGTATAGTGAATCACTGTGTCTATTCCATAAATGAATCATAGTCCTTAACCTCTAAAGCAGGTAGCAGCTTGGTCAGAGCACTCAGTCGCCTAAGTTTCATATCTTCTGCAATGTCCTCAGATTACACTCAATTTTGGATTTAAGAAAGGTCAGACTTTTACAACCAGGGCTGGGATGTGTGGTTTAATCTGGTTCAGCAGAGTTACTGCTGTAAGAGCAGGGGGCCCTGACTCACCATGTACTGAGGCAGGCTGGGAAGGATACCCTGGTACAGCAGCTCTGTGGCACACatctccacttcctcttccccctgttaacacacacacgcacacaaactgaTGACCGACGCTTATACACATGAAGGAGACCTGGAAaccacacacatttcactgtttgaCTGACGCCTTTGGATTAGGCATGGATTTTATTCCACTCACCCCAGACAGTGGAGTCTTCTGGTACTCCTCCTCCTTAGCGATCTGAATTTCTGCTATGGACACGTACTTGTGCTAAAATGACAGGAATACAGTCTCAGTTTATTGCAACAACATGTAATATGTGGCAGCCGTGCAATCGAGACTGAGGTCAGAGgaagcacacaaaacacatccaTGTTGTTCAGTACCTGTTTCAGGGTTTTGATGCTTTCATGGATTGGTCTGGGCAGGCCCACAACCGTATCTGTGTCACTGCAGTACAGGAACAGACTGTTAAATCTAGACCATTGCTCTACAAATAGAACCAACAATCCCAAGACATAGGTGTGCATTGTACATACAATCAACCCTGCAGCATATAAATCAATAATACAAAACGCTAACTCTCAGATCTTCACAGGGCTGTCTTGTGATTGTTCAGCTCATTCCCAgttgaacacatacacattcttcTATAATAATGCCAACTTGAAGTCATGGGTCACCTATTTTCAAATGTCAGGAGAACATTTTACCCAgactgtactgtacaatataTTTGCACTGCATGTACAGGGAGGAGACCTTTAGCCCATCAGGGGAGTGACTGCAGGTATTTTGGCTGTAAATCCAGAGATAAATCTTTTATCAGTTACTCTAATCACACGAAACAATCAAGCCATACAAGGAAACTTACTTTCCAAGCGTATAACCGATAAACTTGCTTCTGCTGGATTCAAGGAAATTTTCTATGTCCTTCTCTCTgcaagaaaattaaattaaaaaaagaccacaaaTAGTCCTGTTTATTACGGTAGGACTACTACTTTACAAGAATATGTTTATTTGATTAAAGCAAGTTATACTACAGCAAAAAAACCCAGCAAACTGCTTAACTTGCAGTTACTTACTCTTCACATTTGTAAGATTATAATGAGTCCGATTGACTAGATTAATACAGGGCCAATAGGGCCAAACAGCATACAGGTgagttaatatttaaatgaacaccATGACTGATGAAGGCTGAGTAGCATTACTATGAGACTCTTTAGCCTGCATGTGGGCATTTTCCAGCCTCGCACCTGACTTTGGGGGCCCATGGCAGGCCCTTGGGGAAGGACACCCTCTCCGAGGGGGGGTGCGGGATGGGCGGGGGCATGACCTCGTCCCGCTCCAGGGGGAAGGTCTCAGCCTCCAGGCTGTTGTCATTGTCGTCATTGTCGTCCTCATCCTCGCGGGGGTCGTCGGTTTTGTAGGGGTCCTTCTCGTTGAAGGCATCCAGGTTGTCCTGTTTGATCAGGGCCTGAGGAAGGGGGATGGGGGAAATCGAGTAAAAACATAGCGTCACACCCTGATCTTCTGAGTGCATTTAATGCTGTGAGCGGGGGTACGGTCTCTCTGTTGCAGCACCTAAACATTAGCAGCATGCAACAGAACAAGCTTTACTGTGAACCTGCATACCCTAACAACTGAAAACTGCTTACGGTAGTTTTCAGACATGTGGATTCTCTCTCTTGCTATGAATGTTCATGGGCTTAACCACtgactacatttttaaaatattatattaaatacaggtttTGTGTAAAGAGCAGCTAAAATAGCACATCTGAGTACTCTGTAACCCAATTTCTATAACAAAACTTTGAAGTGAACTCCCCATTACCTTGCTACCACCAACATCAATTAATCAGATTAGATCTTTGTTCTATTTCATAGAAAGAACccaaaataacatgcatttcCATGTAAATTCTGAACTCATGTACTACAGCGGCCTTGCGAATGACGGCCAGAGAGGACGACATATTCGGTTCCACACTGCCCCCGGAGCTCCAGGGTGGGCGTTTACCTTGTGCTCGCGGCGGGCCCgtttctgctgctgctcaaTGAGGTCGGAGGCGGAGGCCGGAGGCGAGGCCGCCCTCATGCTGCGGATCACCCTGATGCTGTCCTCCGGCAGGGGGGGCAGGCCCAGCTCCTCCCGCTTCCGCACCTTGATGTTCTGGAGCTGCTCGAACCCGCCCAGCGTGAACTGACAGGCAGAAGGGGGGAGGCAcgttgtaaaataaaaaatctgcgGCGCTGTGCACAGCGCACGCACCGCTGTGCACAGCGCACGCACCGCTGCGCTAACTCTCAGCCTGAGCTACTGAACCCCAATGAGGTCTAGGTTCAGGTATTACAGGCAGACGGGATGTATCCTCTGATGAGGTTAAGTCTGACATATCTTACATTAGTTAAACTAACAAACATAGCACATTATACCACATACCACTATATTATACTACAAACACATCTAGCACAGCTCATGGCTCCATGAAAGCCTGATTATTGTTCCTTCCCAACATGTAGGTACAGTTTAGTTATCAATGAAATctcattcttttctttaaaaaggtaACTTCTGGGCAAAATACAACATATTGCAGCTTCTTTCACAGATTATGCAAAGAGTCTGAATGTACAAATGACATCATGCATCTGCCACTGTTATTCTTATGTGTCACCCACACTAATGAGCAGTGATGAGCAGTGATCCCCCTCCTCTCACCAGAATGCTCttccagagcagcagcaggacctTCTTCATGGGGAAGTGGGGGGCGTGACCGCTGCAGAACTTGGTCACCATGCCGAAGAGCATGACGGAGATGGGCTCGTTGTTGTACAGAGGAGACCCTgagggagcacacacacacacacacacacacacacacacacacacacacacacacacacacacgcacacacacacacacacacacacacacagctttaacAGTGGTGAATGAATGGTCTGCATAAcacccaaaaaacacacaaacagcctgaACAACAGACGCGCAAACATCGGAGCTGAAGTACACAATGCAAtctggcacacacatacacactcacacatacatcaTATCTGTTTTCATGCAATTCCATTTCATCCGTTCATGCTTCTTGTTAGAGCTGGTATAACTGATAAGAAGGTGTTTGAATATGGCTCCTGTGTCAAGTAACACCCTGAGGAGCATCCTATAAAACCAAAACATGCTGGTCTGGCCTGCTTTTAATCAcctatataattacataaaaactAGTAATGGAAAGAGGAGAGTGCCTTGGTCCTTTTCAGAGAGTGGAATAACTACATTAGAAAAACAAGGTCTACCCTTTAGATTGCCTTCAGCCAAGTTTTCTCACACCAGCAGTCCAAAGACGTACAAAGCCACTACTCTTCCCATTGAAGATATTCACACTCTTTGCATTTAACACACTCATGACTCCTGCTCCAGTGCAGCCCAGCAGATGCTCACAGCCCACACCCCCCCGGCTCCTCCCCACGTACCTAGCTCAGTCTTGAAGGTCTCTCGTGCGGCCCTCCACTCTGGCGTGTCAGCCGGGTCCTCCTGCTGGATGGTCTCCACCATGAGGTACATGATGTTGAGCAGCACCCTGTCCCAGCACAGAACAACAGGTCATACACCGCCACAACTGGGCATGCTCAGCAGACCAACCAACTACATTCTAGCCAAGTGGAAGAGAGATAATGCAACTCAAGGAGGTTGAGCACTTGCACAGCCTGTACACAGACAGCACATAGCTGCCTTTGGCAGTGTGCTTaatctgaattgtttcagtaaaatatctagCTGCGTAAATGGAAATGATATAGCTGGCAAAAAACTATGGTATTCAATTAAACAGCAAGGAGAGCTAAACTTTAAATGGAAGGTGAGCTTAGGACAAGTGGATTTACTGTCATTACTTAAAACAAATGGCAGCCTGACGGAGGATTCAAGCCCCTGAGGAACCAGCCATCAGGGCTGAGGATGAAATGGGTCAAGGACAACGCAATCTTGGCCCTTCAAACATCCACAAAGTGGCAGCTACGCTAAATCAATGGACACTGAGCACTGGATCTGGGCCTGGCTGAATTATGCAGGGAGTGCTGTCACAGATCTTTTCCTTGCGATGCTGAATGACAGCGTGGGGATTCTTCAGTGTCTCCCGCTGCTCTCACCTGAGGTCTGTGCTGTCAGCCAGGGAGATGGCTGGCTTTCTGACCGCACTGCTGCAGGCAGCACTGTTGCTatgggaggaagagagagagagagagagagagactgaggcagGCTCATTATAACGATCTGTGGAGGCACACAGTAAACACTGCGATGTCTGGTTAGAGACAGAATTAACTCCAGACACTGGGTCCACATCCGCTCTTGATTAGATCCCATAACCGCATCACTGGATCTGCCAGAGCTAATCACCATTGCTGCTTTTCATCGAACCAAGCTGAGCGCTAAAACTAAAGCGAACACCTTCATCAGATTAACACTGCACACTTGTGAATCTACTTGCAGACACTGACGCCTTGCAAATGGCAACCCGCCCAGGAAACACATCACTGCCTTTCATCTCAGCCAGTTGACAGCAGGCCTTCAGCCAGATGGCTGGGCATGAGACATCAGCATCTCAATTAaactgtgggggaaaaaaaaatgctcccCGAGATATTGATTCTCTTTCTTGACTGCCTGGCCGTTAAATCCATGTTTGGCATGGACACCGGACATACCCATCAGCATTAAGACAGACAACATACGCACAAAGCTATATCCCTTCAATTCTGTGCACACTCCACCTTTACATTATCTGGATGGTTGACTCTCGCCATAGATACCCACTGTTAACCTAGAAACCAATGGGATCAGTGAATCTTCACAGGTTCTGCAAAGACCTAATCCTTGTAAATACAAGCACGACGACACTGGCCCCAAATTTAGCACTGTGTGAGGCAGCTCCAAATGACCCTCATACAGCCACACCCAGTGTTAATTTGACCGTGCCCCTTCTTACTCGATCTCCATGTTGAGCAGCTCCACCAGGGCCGAAAAGGTtcccacctccagcagcaggaagaTGTTGTACCTCATCCAGTGCTGCACCTCAGCCTCCGAGCTACACTCCCCAAAGGTGCCTGTAATTTAAAGTTCAAATGATAATAACATTAACCTTACTGTCTGTGGAATTCTACTTCCAATGACAGAGACCGCATATTAATGCATAATTCTAATTTAATGAGAAGAAAGGCAGAATTTTAACACTTCATCCTCGGTTTTTCTAAGGCCATCAGTGTAACGTGGCAGTGTTGAGCGGTACGGTTCTGCGCGCAGGGAGGTCCCACACGCACTCGGCCTCCCCTGCCGTACCCTGTGCCATGTAGAGGATGGCCCGGGCCACCTTCAGCCTCTTCTCCCGCGCCGTCACCTCCAGCCCGTCCAGCAACCTCATGGCGTGAGCCCGGTGCTGTGCGGCATCCAGCTCCGCCCACTTCTTATCCGTCACTGGAACAGAGCACAAGCCAAGAACAGAGCGTGGCCTGTCAGAGCGTACGTACAACGCCCATTCAACGTCCCGACAATGTCCAAAGACATCTATCACTGGCTCTGAGCTTTCATCAAACCACTGAACACAGGACATACggcaataaaaagaaataatgacCCAATACTcagcaaagacaaaacaaatgcttCTTAAACTAACTGTGACATCCATGTAGATGTGACAGCTTTTCTCTCTCAGGACCATCATTTGACAACAACACCCGtttacacacatgctctcatGTCTACTACAGACCGCTATCTTTGTCAAAACTCAAAATTTAATGCAGGCAGAATATGAAACAGCTTACAATATATATCAACTTACTGCGTATATACTAGTTTTGAATAACATGAGAAACATGATTACAGTTAAAAACTTTTCAGTTTCGTATGCAAAACCTTACTTGATCGAGGATTAAGGAACCCAACTCACAACTACACTGTCCGTGTGTCAATGCCAATTACCCATAAGACAAAGAGGATCCCTAGACAACGCAAGCAAGAAAGGGGTGTTCATTCAAGTGCATACCATGAGTTCTGAAGTCTTCAGCAAAGCACTTTCTGTTGAGAAGAAACTCTGGTCCCTCCGTGTAACTGTACAGCTCTGAGAAGGAAATGTGAGGTATCATTTAGCAACTACAGACAACTTGCACTGCAAAACATAGAGAGGGCATCTATTTTAAACTTCCAATTTATAATAATTGCCATGGGTGGTCCCTTGCGTGTAGGCTATCATGGACATTATGGGCAGAGCTTCAAATAAGAGTATGGACaaccaaacagaaataaagagcAACAATCATAAGATTTTTCTTTCCAACCTCTGACAATCAGTTTGACAAGCCTCCCTAATCTCATGTAGGACCTTACTGAGACCTGCTGCAGCTCTTAGCAGTTTACTCAATTATAAATCCGGAAATAATACGTAACTTAGCAACAGTGTATTTGGAAGCGGATTCTCACCTGAGAGCTCAGCAGCccatttgtctgtgtctgcatatTCAAACTCCAGGTCGGGAGATTCTGAGAACCCCTGGGACACAACAGAAAAGACTTGTTCACATCGGGGTCGGAGACCTGTGCATTTGCAAATACTGAACTCTGTGAGGTGACGCTGAGAGACACAATTCAGTTGCGTCGTATTTCGCTGCGGGATGTCTTTAGCTACCACCCTCGGTAGATTTTAGACTTTGCCCTTCTAACCAGGGATTTCTCATATAATGCCAATAATCGTGGGACATAAGAGGCATCCTCCAGAAGATTTAGTAAATGGAGGTCAAACAAGGTGGAGTTGCAATAGTACATAGAACAGTTAACAATTATCTACTGCAAGGTCTATCTTTGGCTGaagagctaacgttagccaagtggctacgttagctagctatcttaccCAAAACAACATTACTTCGACACAACTGCTACATGTACAGTGACAAAAATAGACAATTTATTCTACGACTAGTTATCGATTAACGGTGAATAGCCAAATGGAAAaactggggtggggtggggtggctAGCGACAGCGAGCTAGCCACCTGGCTAACGCCGAGTAACCCACTTCACACCCGCTGTCGTTCAGCTGTGATGTCAATCTTCTGACTCTACTCTGCGATCCAAAATCATCTACagtagccagttagctagcagTAGCTAGC
It contains:
- the strip1 gene encoding striatin-interacting protein 1 homolog isoform X1, with product MDVGGGGGLIINNKQRAMLPTKSRGEFIRNQRKDSEGFSESPDLEFEYADTDKWAAELSELYSYTEGPEFLLNRKCFAEDFRTHVTDKKWAELDAAQHRAHAMRLLDGLEVTAREKRLKVARAILYMAQGTFGECSSEAEVQHWMRYNIFLLLEVGTFSALVELLNMEIDNSAACSSAVRKPAISLADSTDLRVLLNIMYLMVETIQQEDPADTPEWRAARETFKTELGSPLYNNEPISVMLFGMVTKFCSGHAPHFPMKKVLLLLWKSILFTLGGFEQLQNIKVRKREELGLPPLPEDSIRVIRSMRAASPPASASDLIEQQQKRARREHKALIKQDNLDAFNEKDPYKTDDPREDEDDNDDNDNSLEAETFPLERDEVMPPPIPHPPSERVSFPKGLPWAPKVREKDIENFLESSRSKFIGYTLGNDTDTVVGLPRPIHESIKTLKQHKYVSIAEIQIAKEEEYQKTPLSGGEEEVEMCATELLYQGILPSLPQYMIALLKILLAAAPTSKAKTDSINILADVLPEEMPTTVLQSMKLGVDVNRHKEIIVKAISAILLLLLKHFKLNHVYQFEYMAQHLVFANCIPLILKFFNQNIMSYITAKNSISVLDFPYCVVHELPELTAESLEAGDNNQFCWRNLFSCINLLRILNKLTKWKHSRTMMLVVFKSAPILKRALKVKQAMMQLYVLKLLKVQTKYLGRQWRKSNMKTMSAIYQKVRHRLNDDWAYGNADLDARPWDFQAEECALRANIERFNSRRYDKSQSNPDFVPVDNCLQSVLGQRVELPEDFQMNYDLWLEREVFSKPISWEELLQ
- the strip1 gene encoding striatin-interacting protein 1 homolog isoform X2; translated protein: MDVGGGGGLIINNKQRAMLPTKSRGEFIRNQRKDSEGFSESPDLEFEYADTDKWAAELSELYSYTEGPEFLLNRKCFAEDFRTHVTDKKWAELDAAQHRAHAMRLLDGLEVTAREKRLKVARAILYMAQGTFGECSSEAEVQHWMRYNIFLLLEVGTFSALVELLNMEIDNSAACSSAVRKPAISLADSTDLRVLLNIMYLMVETIQQEDPADTPEWRAARETFKTELGSPLYNNEPISVMLFGMVTKFCSGHAPHFPMKKVLLLLWKSILFTLGGFEQLQNIKVRKREELGLPPLPEDSIRVIRSMRAASPPASASDLIEQQQKRARREHKALIKQDNLDAFNEKDPYKTDDPREDEDDNDDNDNSLEAETFPLERDEVMPPPIPHPPSERVSFPKGLPWAPKVREKDIENFLESSRSKFIGYTLGNDTDTVVGLPRPIHESIKTLKQHKYVSIAEIQIAKEEEYQKTPLSGGEEEVEMCATELLYQGILPSLPQYMIALLKILLAAAPTSKAKTDSINILADVLPEEMPTTVLQSMKLGVDVNRHKEIIVKAISAILLLLLKHFKLNHVYQFEYMAQHLVFANCIPLILKFFNQNIMSYITAKNSISVLDFPYCVVHELPELTAESLEAGDNNQFCWRNLFSCINLLRILNKLTKWKHSRTMMLVVFKSAPILKRALKVKQAMMQLYVLKLLKVQTKYLGRQWRKSNMKTMSAIYQKVRHRLNDDWAYGNDLDARPWDFQAEECALRANIERFNSRRYDKSQSNPDFVPVDNCLQSVLGQRVELPEDFQMNYDLWLEREVFSKPISWEELLQ